The region ACTATTTAACCAAATATTATCAGGCGCATTAAAACCAAATTTATTTTTTCGCCAAACTACTTCATTTGGCAAAAAGCTATCAATAACCTTTCTTAAGACATATTTACTCCAACCATCTTTAATTTTGTATTTTGCATTTATGCTCAGAGAATTTTCTAAATTTACATAATCTACAAATGGAAGTCTGGTTTCGATAGAGTGTCTCATTGAGTTTTTATCCTCATATCTCAAAAGCGCTGGTAAATTTGTGGTAAAAATTTCATATTTTTGCATCTCATCTATATTGAAATATTTTTTTGACAAATTCCCCAAGAATAAAAATTTATTTTCAAAAGCTTTTAAATAACTAACATTTCTTTTAATGTAAATTTTTCTTATCCCAAAAAATAAACTTCCAACTATATATTTCAATATCCCAAATAAACTCAATTTTGAGTTATTTTTATTTGACCTCATTATCTCTTTTAAACAGTACACTAAACCAAAATTTTTAAACATATCTAAATAAATTGCTGGGTAATACTTTTCATATCCAAGTAGAGTCTCGTCACCACCTTGGCCATCCAACATAACCTTACAGTTTAAATCCTTTGCTTTTTGCATAACAAAATACTGCATAAAAATAGATGGGCCACCAAATGGTTCCTCTTGCGTATAAACAACTTCTTGTATGTTATCAATAAATTTTTGTGTACTTGGCTCCACTATTTGTAAATTTAAGTCGCAATGCTGCGCCACCATTTGTGCATATATACTTTCATCTGTACTTTCCTCTATTGATTTTGCATGAATGGCTATAAATTTTTCCTCATCATTGGTATATGCCATAGAAGCAAGCGCTGCCACACTCGAGCTATCAAGCCCTCCGCTAAGACAAGTTCCGACTTTAACGTCCGATCTCAACCTCAATCTAATTGCTTGTTTTAAATTTTTTGAAACCGAATCTACGCTTTGAGTTTCATCTAATTTTTTATTATTTTCATTTAGTGCTATATCGTAATATTTTTTAATTTTAAAATTATGAGTTTTTAAATCATAAATCATATTATGAGCTTGCTCTAGTTTATAGATACCTTCAAAAAATGTTTCATTAGTATGTTCTAGCATACCGGTAGCCAAAAAATCAATTAGCAAGGTCTTGTTTACAAATTTGCTATTGCAGAAATTTAAAAGTTGTTTTATCTCTGAGCCAAATACAAATTTATCTTTTGTCTGCGTAAAATAAAATGGCTTTACTCCAAATCTATCTCTTGAACAAAACAATATATCTTCTTTTTTATCATATATTGCAAAAGCCCACATTCCATTAAATTTTTCGACACAATCTTTGCCCCATCGATCATAGCTTGCTAAAATAACTTCGGTATCAGTTTTTGAGTTAAATTTATATCCAAATTCTTCAAGCTCTTTTCTTATCTCTAAATAATTAAAAATTTCACCGTTATATGTTATTGTATATTTATCTTCCATATAGCTCATAGGCTGATGACCATCTTTGCTAAGATCCAGGATAGATAATCTTCTATGTCCTAATGCAAAATTTTTGCCATAAAAAAAGCCCTCATCGTCTGGCCCTCTATGAACTATCAAATCATTCATATTTTTTATTTCATCTTTTGCCACAGCAACATTGCTCTTATTGATTATTCCACTTATTCCACACATAAAATCTCCACGAAAACTATTTTTTTTAATTCTAATATTATACGAGTATTGTGCAAAATTAACCTACTTTAACCACTAATGCATATACAACAATAAATATTATAAATAAGAATAAAATTTTAACCACCATATTAAACAAACTAATTTCATTAAGAAAATATATAATAATATAAGAAAAAGAAAAAATCATAATACATGTAAATACTATTTTTATAAGTGAATAGTGTATGGGATAATACTTATATGACAAAAAAACGTATATAAAAAAAGATACTCCAGAGCTAATAAGAGTCCCAAAAGCTGCACCCAAAGAAGCTAATTTTGGCACAAATATCCAGTTTAAAATTATATTCAATAAAGCAAATATAGCAGTAACTATTACTGTAAGGTAAGTTTTTTTTGCTATACTTATCCCTGGTGCGAATATATACATGCCAGCCAAAAAAATAGATAAAGTTAAAATAGGTATCGATGAGCTTGCAGCGTAGTAATTTTTTGTTGTAAAAATAAAAAGAATTTCTTTTGAGAATAATATACTTCCTGTGACAATACAAATCATTAATAAACAAAAAATATTAAAAATTTTAGAAATATTCACATGGGTATCACTTTCGAGATAGTGCTTGTAAACCAATGGAGTAAGAGCTTGTTGAAATCCAACTATTACTAAACTAGAAATAGATGCTATTCTATATGCAACCCCATAAATTCCAAGCTCATCAAGACCAATAAAATTTTTTATTGCCATTCTATCTATATTGGCTCCAATAAATATACCAATACCAGAAAATACCAAAGGAAATGAAAATGCTATCATTTCCTTTAATTTAGTATAACTAAATACTATTCCGTAATCGAGCTTAGCGCTATGTATACCAACCACAGAGCCTATAACACATCCAATTATTTGACCAATAAAAATCGATTCAACCTTTAAATTTGTAGTAAAAAGTAAAAAAATAGTAATAAAAGTAGCAATGATGGAATTTAGTATACTTGTGAAAACAATTGTTTTGGGCATTATTCTCCATTTTAAGTGATTTTGAATAAAATAAAAAATCCCACTACTTGCTATAAAAATAGAAGCTAGTATAAAAATTTCCTCCTTATTTTTACTGTCTAGCAACCAAAAACTAAATTGTTCACTAAACACACAGGAAATAACAACATAAACTAAGTACATAGCTACAGTAAATAAAAAAGAAGTAGAAGTATACATTCTTCTTTGCAAATCATCACTCGCATCATGATAATATCTAGCAAGGGCTTGTGAAATTTCAAAAGTAATTACTAAATTTATCATGGAGGCCAAAACAGTAAATAAATCCAAAATCCCATATTCATTTGGCGATAACAACCTAGTATATACTGGCAACAAAAAAAATGAAATACCTTTTGTTAAAATATTGCATAATATATACATCAGGCTATTAGAAAAGAAAATTTTAATCATATTTTATAGAATTTCTTTTGATAACAATAAGTCATTAATATATTTTTTTGCATAGTCGTATGTATAGTAATTAAATGCAAAATCATAACCGTTATTTGCATAATATTTAATTTTCTCGGGGTTATCAAGTAGATACTTTAGATTATCGTATATTTCCCAGTATTTTGTCATAAGCCATATATCATTAGTATTCTTATTTTTTAAAAATTCAATATCAAGTTCCGCAGACATTAGTACTGCACAATTATTTGCCATTGCTTCCACACCAAACAGACCTGGCACATAGCCGTAAAAGCTATTTAGAACTATATGAGAGCCCCTAAGTTTTTCTAGGACTATATGATTCGGCTCATCAACAAGTTCTATATATTCAAAACTATAACCTTGAGCCTTTAATTTTTTTATGGCCGCCCTAACTAAAGGAGTGCCTTTCAGTATGGCATTTGATGGTACGTGCAAAACCCTAATAATTTTGGTATTGAATTTACTATTATCTTTATAAAAATTTTTTTTATCGTAAACATAGCACCAAGGCTCAGATTTTTTATGTAAATATGAAATCTGATCTATATCTGAACCAAAAATTATATCTGCGTATAGATCAGCAGAATTAGCAGTCATCTTTTTCTTGTTATCATAATCAATACTAAAGAAATTTCGATCAATAAAGCCATAATAATTCGCATAAGTATCTATATCTAACTTTTTTGATTGGTCCACTGTTCTTATTATTGATCTTATATCATCGCCAACAAACAAGCAAATTATTTTTTTATGTTTTCTCTTTAAAAATTTAAACTCTAAATTTCTATCCAATGTAAAACCTGTATCCCATATGTAAAAAAAATGAGTATTTTTAGTAGCTAAATAAGCCAAAAGAATTGGTCCATAAACGATTCTGCAAGACCAGTAAAATAAGCTGCTTCTAAATTTTATTAAAGAGTGATCGTATTTTGAATTATAAAATTTGTTTCTACATAGACACACAGTAGTTGAATTTGTTAAGATATTTCCTATAAAAAATATATTATTAGCTATTTCATCTACGCCTATTACAAAACTATGAACATCTTTAACATTACAACCAAACCTCGAAAAAATGAAATATAGTAATGCTAAAACAAAAAATTGTATTTTTATTAAAATATATAAAAAAAATTTTTTAAACAAATTTTACCCTTTAACAAGTGGTATGTATATTTCAGCCACACCGTCGATCACGACCTTACTCTTAACCGAGCACGTTGTTTTAAAATATACTCTTCGTTTTATCAAATTAACATCGGCTACTTCAACTTTAACAGTAACCGTATCATCAATATAAATTGGTCTTTTAAAATTTAGCGACTGGGAAACATATATGCTGCCATGTCCTGGTAGTTTTGTCCCAAACAAAGACGAAAAATATGAAGCCAACATCATACCATGTGCAATTCTTTTTTTATATCTTGACCTTTGAGCATATTCATCGCACATATGTATTGGGTTTTTATCTCCGGATACTCCGGAAAATATTTTAATATCCGCATCTGTTATTGTTTGAGTATATAAAGCGTACATTCCTATATGAATATCTTCTATTGGTATACCGCTAAAATTATCACTTAACATATTTTTTTCCAAGTTGTATTGTTTTATTAAGCCTAGCTACATCCCTCATGCTCAAATTACTTATAGATGCTAGGGTTTTATTTGCCTCTACGTCTTTTAAAATGCAAACACCGGCACCCAAAAAAGAATTATCCCCTATACTAACTCCATCCCTAATTGTAACATTTGGTCCAATCCAACAATTTTTTCCAATTTTTACACTGCCGCTTATTTCGGACATGGCAACAATACACACATTTTTTTCTATTGTAACATTATGGGCAATAAAAACACAATCATCTATTTTTACATTATCTTTTATTACTGTTGAATTTAAAGTCGCTCTAGCTATGACTGTGTTGGCACCAATCTCAACATTGTTTCCTATTATTACGTTGCCAAAATGCGGAAATCTAATAGGAACCCCTTTTTCATCTCTTTCAAAACCAAATCCAGCACCTCCTATTAGAGCACCAGCCTTAATATAGCAGTTGTCTCCAATAACTGTATTGGCTTCTATGACAACGTTTTCTTCTATTATAACATTGCTGCCAATTACAACATTATCTTTTATTGCAGAGTTATATCCTATTGATA is a window of Campylobacter concisus DNA encoding:
- a CDS encoding glycosyltransferase — protein: MFKKFFLYILIKIQFFVLALLYFIFSRFGCNVKDVHSFVIGVDEIANNIFFIGNILTNSTTVCLCRNKFYNSKYDHSLIKFRSSLFYWSCRIVYGPILLAYLATKNTHFFYIWDTGFTLDRNLEFKFLKRKHKKIICLFVGDDIRSIIRTVDQSKKLDIDTYANYYGFIDRNFFSIDYDNKKKMTANSADLYADIIFGSDIDQISYLHKKSEPWCYVYDKKNFYKDNSKFNTKIIRVLHVPSNAILKGTPLVRAAIKKLKAQGYSFEYIELVDEPNHIVLEKLRGSHIVLNSFYGYVPGLFGVEAMANNCAVLMSAELDIEFLKNKNTNDIWLMTKYWEIYDNLKYLLDNPEKIKYYANNGYDFAFNYYTYDYAKKYINDLLLSKEIL
- a CDS encoding UDP-3-O-(3-hydroxymyristoyl)glucosamine N-acyltransferase — protein: MLSNLSVSDIAKFLKKPFIGSNFVISEFTSLDMVKDNCLTFANKRCFKIDNNLRCLIIAIDDFDICSNPHATFILSKKPRLDFIRVLNEFFQKKRVFGVDDSVKIGYNCKFGKNLSIGYNSAIKDNVVIGSNVIIEENVVIEANTVIGDNCYIKAGALIGGAGFGFERDEKGVPIRFPHFGNVIIGNNVEIGANTVIARATLNSTVIKDNVKIDDCVFIAHNVTIEKNVCIVAMSEISGSVKIGKNCWIGPNVTIRDGVSIGDNSFLGAGVCILKDVEANKTLASISNLSMRDVARLNKTIQLGKKYVK
- a CDS encoding MaoC family dehydratase, coding for MLSDNFSGIPIEDIHIGMYALYTQTITDADIKIFSGVSGDKNPIHMCDEYAQRSRYKKRIAHGMMLASYFSSLFGTKLPGHGSIYVSQSLNFKRPIYIDDTVTVKVEVADVNLIKRRVYFKTTCSVKSKVVIDGVAEIYIPLVKG
- the asnB gene encoding asparagine synthase (glutamine-hydrolyzing), which produces MCGISGIINKSNVAVAKDEIKNMNDLIVHRGPDDEGFFYGKNFALGHRRLSILDLSKDGHQPMSYMEDKYTITYNGEIFNYLEIRKELEEFGYKFNSKTDTEVILASYDRWGKDCVEKFNGMWAFAIYDKKEDILFCSRDRFGVKPFYFTQTKDKFVFGSEIKQLLNFCNSKFVNKTLLIDFLATGMLEHTNETFFEGIYKLEQAHNMIYDLKTHNFKIKKYYDIALNENNKKLDETQSVDSVSKNLKQAIRLRLRSDVKVGTCLSGGLDSSSVAALASMAYTNDEEKFIAIHAKSIEESTDESIYAQMVAQHCDLNLQIVEPSTQKFIDNIQEVVYTQEEPFGGPSIFMQYFVMQKAKDLNCKVMLDGQGGDETLLGYEKYYPAIYLDMFKNFGLVYCLKEIMRSNKNNSKLSLFGILKYIVGSLFFGIRKIYIKRNVSYLKAFENKFLFLGNLSKKYFNIDEMQKYEIFTTNLPALLRYEDKNSMRHSIETRLPFVDYVNLENSLSINAKYKIKDGWSKYVLRKVIDSFLPNEVVWRKNKFGFNAPDNIWLNSIKDKMKEDILGSDIIKSVADMEHLKFKLNSMNILIMWRLYCVSVWERVYDVQAK
- a CDS encoding lipopolysaccharide biosynthesis protein; amino-acid sequence: MIKIFFSNSLMYILCNILTKGISFFLLPVYTRLLSPNEYGILDLFTVLASMINLVITFEISQALARYYHDASDDLQRRMYTSTSFLFTVAMYLVYVVISCVFSEQFSFWLLDSKNKEEIFILASIFIASSGIFYFIQNHLKWRIMPKTIVFTSILNSIIATFITIFLLFTTNLKVESIFIGQIIGCVIGSVVGIHSAKLDYGIVFSYTKLKEMIAFSFPLVFSGIGIFIGANIDRMAIKNFIGLDELGIYGVAYRIASISSLVIVGFQQALTPLVYKHYLESDTHVNISKIFNIFCLLMICIVTGSILFSKEILFIFTTKNYYAASSSIPILTLSIFLAGMYIFAPGISIAKKTYLTVIVTAIFALLNIILNWIFVPKLASLGAAFGTLISSGVSFFIYVFLSYKYYPIHYSLIKIVFTCIMIFSFSYIIIYFLNEISLFNMVVKILFLFIIFIVVYALVVKVG